CCCGGCGCTTACCGTCGTACCAGGGTCCCGGAACGGGCGCCCAACCTCCGGCGGCAAGCCCATCTTGAGAAGGAAGGGCGCTTTTCTCCGGGGAATCGGAACTAGCCCCGCCGGTGGAGCGGCCTTTCCTCAAAGAGTTATCCCCCTCCTCGCCGGGAGAAGCCCCCGGTACTGTGGGCAAGCCACCTCCATTGGGAGCAGCCTCTGCCCCTGCAGGGCCGGGCCCCGAAAGAGCTCCGGTCCCCACCCCTTGTAAAAGAAGGATCTGCCCTGATTTCCAGAAAGCAAGCCGGCGCTCTTCTTCGGGGGTTGGTCGGTACTCTACCCAGATGGCAAAGGTAGATCCCTCTACCCGCGCATCGGTCACAGAAAAGCGGGGGTCCCCCCAGCGGATAGTGCCCTCCGAGAATAGCTCGAGCTTTTCTTCAATCTGTCGGGCCCGCTCGCCTATCTCATAGGCAAAGCGCCAGCCATAAATGTGGGCAGAAACATTCAGAAAGGCCTCTTCCAGGGCTCGCTGGTGCGCAACGGTCGTATCTAATGGACCATGTTCCTCTAAAAACGAAAGATATACCGGTTCTAAATCGATACGGACCTCGCCCCGCACCACCGCTTGGGCATTTATAGGGGAAGAAAAAATTAAAGCAAAAAAAACTATAAAGAGGAGTACCATCTTTCGCTTTTTACCCCGCCCTGTGTATTTATCGCGCCTACCCAATTTTTGGGGACTCAGCGGGGTAGCTCGTTTTTAGACTCAACGCCCCCGCTCACTCCCTCTATTCCCATTCAACATTCTAGGAGCGGCGCACCAGATATCTCCAGGGATTAACCCCAAAACGGACCAGGAAATACAGCCAGCCAAACAAGAAACCCGCCAGATGGGTTACATGGGCTACTCCATTCTGGGTTCCCGTAATGGCAGAAAAAAGTTCCAGGGCGGTAAAACCAAGGACCATCACCGGCGCCCGCAGGGGAAGGATACCCCAGAGAAAAACCACCGAATCAGGGAAAAAGGTCGCATAGGCCAATTGCACGGCAAAAATTGCGCCGGAAGCCCCTACTAGATAGGTAAAATAAGAACCGGTGAGCAAAAAAACCCCGAACGAAAAAAGCCCCGCCAGAATACCCGTAACAAGATAATAGAGCAGAAACTCCTTGGAGCCCACATGGCGTTCCATGGGGATTCCAAAGAAGAAAAGGCCCAGCATATTAAAAAGGAGATGAGAAATACTCCCGTGGGTAAACATGTACGTCAGGGGCTGCCAGAACATACCAAAGCGCACCATCGCCACGGGATTTAATGCGAGGTACGAAGTTGCCTGAGCAATCAGATTCTGTACCAAAAAAACAAGCAGGTTAATTCCGATAAGGATTAACACCACATTATCATATCGATAGCGCAGCGGTTTCCGGATAAACTGAACAAGCATGATACAAAGATACGGCAAGAACGCTTTTCAGGTCAACAAAAAATTGTCCCTTAATTAAGAAGCTGCTATCCCAGGGAGCTTTTCAGTTCCGGGGCACATCGATGGAAATCCGATTCCTCCCTTCTTGTTTAGAACGGTACAAGGCGCGGTCAGCCCGATCCACCACCTGTTTTGGGGATGCATCCACCAGCGGATCATAACAAGCGATGCCACCGGAGATAGTGATATGGAGTTTCTGTCCTTCAAATTCCAGGGGCGCCTGTTCTATGGCTTGCCGAATTCGTTCGGCAATCTGAAAAGATATCTTTTGAATCTCCGCAGAAGGATTTTCTTCCACCACTAATACTACAAATTCTTCTCCTCCAAAACGAGCGGCAATATCAGTAGAACGAATATGGTCGGCAATGATATGGGCCGCTTGAACAAGCACATAATCTCCACAGGTATGGCCATAGGTATCATTGAATTTTTTAAAGAAATCGATATCAAACATGATTATGCCAAAATTACGGAGGGGATTTTCAAAATTATTGAACCGTTCCTGAAGCACCGTAAACAGGTAATGCTTCATGCGGAGCTTAGTCATCATATCGGTGGTGGTCATTTCAAACAGGAAGGCGTTGTTTATTGAAATAGCCGCAAGGGTGGCAATGTTTAAGAGATATTCCCGCTCATAGGGATCAAAATCACTATCATCGATCCGTTCCCCGAGCATAAGGATACCATTGATCTGCCCCTTTGCCTTTAAGGGAACCAGCAAACTGGGTTCCAGCCGTTCGATGTGCTCAAGACCTTCTAAGGGCCCCAGTTCTCGATGAATATCATCCAGGGTATAACAGCCATACTTTTGAGAAAAGAAGGTGATAAGCTTATGATCTTCCGGGATTGAATAATCAAGAGAGTGATCCACATCAAAGCCTTTGTAATTACGCTGCAAGGAAAAAGCTGTAGCGTCCAGATTCTTTTTTGCAAAGATAGCCGCCCGAATAACCTTCATTTGAGCCATACATATAAAGAGGATAGAATCGATAAGAATCGCGTAATCTAGGGTAGAATTCAAACTTTTAGAGATTTCCAGGAGCTGCTTCAAATCATAAATCTGTTTCTCGTAATCCACATAGAAGGGCTCATACACATGTTCCACTAGTTCAGCGGGGAGCTCCTGGGACGAATCGGATTTATTCATGGTCCCTATTATATCACCCCTTTTTAGAAAGTACAAAATTTTACTATACAGTTATCTCCATTTTTTAATAAAATGCAAGGGTCTGAAACCATTTTTTAGTTAAAAATGCATGTGTGGGAAGGCCTGAGCTACAATTTGCCGATATTCTTCTATAGTTCTGGCTTGAACAACGGCATTTCGCAGATGGGATGCCCCGGGCATGCCTTTAGCGTACGCACAAAACTGCTTGCGCATTTCCCGGCATGCTATATCTTCCCCTACATCCAGAACCCTCAGTTCTAGCTGACGAAGGGCCCATTGAAGCCGTTGTTCTACCGGAACAGGGTCGTAATAGCCCTTTTCTAAAAGCTGTCGGGTCTCGGTAAAGATAAAGGGGTTTCCCATAGCCCCACGGGCAAACATGATGGCCGCGCAGCCCGTATATTCAAGCATGCGTTTCCCGTCTTCTGGGGTAAACAGGTCCCCTGAACCGATAACGGGGATGGGTACAAGACTTACAAGATGAGCAATATACTCCCAATTCGCCTTTCCTGAATATCCCTGCGCTCGGGTTCTCGCGTGGAAACCTATCGCTGCTGCCCCCGCCTCTAGTGCTCGTTGAGCCACGAGGGGATAATTTATCGATGCTTCGTCCCATCCTGAACGAATTTTTATCGTTACCGGGACCCCTCCCAGATATTTTTGAGTAGCCAGGACTACCGATTCCACCACCCTTGCAAGCCGATCTGGATCCCGCAACAGGGCAGCCCCTGCCCCACTTTTTACTACCTTAGGAACAGGGCAACCACAATTGATATCCACCATTGCTGGTTGATAGGGCTCAAGAAGCGCTACTGCCCGGGCCATGGTAGCGGGGTCGGAACCAAACAACTGAACCACATA
The DNA window shown above is from Treponema sp. J25 and carries:
- the dusB gene encoding tRNA dihydrouridine synthase DusB, which produces MGECLYRPLRIGSVNLEGNLFLAPVAGYTDRAFRSICVEAGANLTCTELISAEGLVRDSKKTAQMLLRAPNERCYVVQLFGSDPATMARAVALLEPYQPAMVDINCGCPVPKVVKSGAGAALLRDPDRLARVVESVVLATQKYLGGVPVTIKIRSGWDEASINYPLVAQRALEAGAAAIGFHARTRAQGYSGKANWEYIAHLVSLVPIPVIGSGDLFTPEDGKRMLEYTGCAAIMFARGAMGNPFIFTETRQLLEKGYYDPVPVEQRLQWALRQLELRVLDVGEDIACREMRKQFCAYAKGMPGASHLRNAVVQARTIEEYRQIVAQAFPHMHF
- the dgcA gene encoding diguanylate cyclase DgcA, with the protein product MNKSDSSQELPAELVEHVYEPFYVDYEKQIYDLKQLLEISKSLNSTLDYAILIDSILFICMAQMKVIRAAIFAKKNLDATAFSLQRNYKGFDVDHSLDYSIPEDHKLITFFSQKYGCYTLDDIHRELGPLEGLEHIERLEPSLLVPLKAKGQINGILMLGERIDDSDFDPYEREYLLNIATLAAISINNAFLFEMTTTDMMTKLRMKHYLFTVLQERFNNFENPLRNFGIIMFDIDFFKKFNDTYGHTCGDYVLVQAAHIIADHIRSTDIAARFGGEEFVVLVVEENPSAEIQKISFQIAERIRQAIEQAPLEFEGQKLHITISGGIACYDPLVDASPKQVVDRADRALYRSKQEGRNRISIDVPRN
- a CDS encoding rhomboid family intramembrane serine protease encodes the protein MLVQFIRKPLRYRYDNVVLILIGINLLVFLVQNLIAQATSYLALNPVAMVRFGMFWQPLTYMFTHGSISHLLFNMLGLFFFGIPMERHVGSKEFLLYYLVTGILAGLFSFGVFLLTGSYFTYLVGASGAIFAVQLAYATFFPDSVVFLWGILPLRAPVMVLGFTALELFSAITGTQNGVAHVTHLAGFLFGWLYFLVRFGVNPWRYLVRRS